AAGGGGACGCTGTGATTATTCATGTAGTTAACAAGTCACCCTACAATATCACTATTCATTGgtaaatatttctaatttaatcaattttattattggaatatcaaattcaaataatttatagctatttttatttcttactttATAATTAAATCCGCCATGACTTGGGTTCGTGTAgaaaaataatctataaatttattttatatcatacttTTGTTTCTCCacatataaaatatgatattttttgtgTATTAATTCGGTGTGAGTGAAATTACCATGCTCTCTTTCCTTTCTGGTTTACAACTATTGGAATGTCCATTAATTTTCCAATTCTtttctcccttttctttttggtagtaataatgttgatttttttgaaaaatctgcTTTTTCAAATATCTAATGATTATTTCTTTTCTATCACACTACTTTCCAAGCATATAATAGGCTTTTGcatgttcatttttttatttgcttggAAAATGCGCATGGGGATGTTGAAAAGTCAAAAGTGGTCCCTAAAAAAGATTCAAGAAAAGCTGAAGGAAAGTTTGTATTAAGTTAAAGAAATATTTCTTGTTCGGATAAACGTCCAAtcctaaatataaataattttcgtGACTAGAGGCGAGAAACGACGAACAAAGAGAACAAATTTGGTAAACATAAAAACAGTGTGacagaagagaagaggaaggtAGAGAGATTTAAAATGGCATGGCATAAAAAGTATACgggtgatttttaatttttctatttcttgGCTGCTACCAACTTTTCCATTTTATATCCACAAAAAAGTAGTTCTCcctttaattttaatatctatttattgGTCAATAcaacatgttttcttttgtctttttaattattgaagatAAATTGTATACTTTATCAGGAGTTAAAATTACTCCAACTTGTATAATGTTATATTGGTAGGTCGTGGTAGGTTATTGAAGTTTCTTTTCCAATCAAACTCAAGTCTGAATTTTCTCTCACTTACCACATCACTGTTCAACGTAAATACTTGCAGGCATGGAATATTTCAGCTGTTTAGTGCATGGGCAGATGGTCCTGAATACGTAACACAATGCGGAATTCGTCCTCAACATAGTTATACATACAAATTCAATGTGATAAAACAAGAAGGAACAGTGTGGTGGCATGCTCATGCTTCAGTTTTACGTGCCACCGTTCATGGTGCTTTCATCATTCACCCACGTTCGGGCAAGCTTCCATTTCCTAAACCCTACAAGCATGTTCCAATAATATTAGGTAAGTTCAGATcttttaatacaataataaagtttttgattacatgaaaataaactcatgaaaatatatatttttcttaatttttttttgtattttgttatttaaatgcAGGTGATTGGTACGATGGTAATGTGGTTGATATTTATGAACACGTGCTCGCCGCTGGTGATGTAAGAGTATCTGATGCCTTCACCATCAATGGTTTGCCTGGTGATCTCTTCAACTGCTCTAAACAACGTAAGTCTTTGCcttctaatatatattaattaacgTGTACTCTTCTTGCAAAAGATACCCACTTTCATGTGTGTGgaaaaaagaatcatataatatatatgagtCACTTTCCTGTGTGAATATAACATTTCAGAGTATCTAAAGTGGACCACTTTTAAATTCAAAGGCAAACATGGGTTGAACTCATaggataataattttaaattgatattaaaaatactGGGTAATATGTTTTAGATTATGGCATGTTATTATAATTGCAGCCGGCAAGTAAATGTGAGTTTAATTATTGAGAACACTATAATAATATTCTCTACAACTTTTTCCAACactttattgaaatttattaacaaatggTAGAATTTACCTCTAAGAGATTGATCAGCATTAAAGCTTACctaaatttataatatcaaataaattttatattaaaaacgtcaaaaaggaataatgatatgaaaaaaatagtaattgtttttaattgtgataGTAATACAATTTGAGTTTTGCAGCTTATGATTTCgcgtttttaatatttattgtagaAAATTACACGTAAATGATGTAACCCCAGTAAACCTGTAAACATTGACCTTTCTGTGAAAACAATGGTTATGAAgcatttttcaaaattgaataatttgaaACTTTGAGTGATACTGGTGTATGGATCTATCAATCTACATCTAATTATAACTCATGAACAACATTCAGAGACATACAAGCTAAAGTTGAGACAAGGGAAAACCTACTTGCTACGAATGATCAACGCTGCATTCAATAACAACCTTTTCTTCAAGATAGCCAACCACAAATTCACAGTGGTTGCATTGGACGCTTCCTACATAGAACACTATGTCACTGACGTCATCACCATCGCTCCTGGCCAAACCGCCGACGTGCTTCTGAAAGCCGACCAGCCCATAGGCTCCTATTACATGGCAGCCACTCCTTACGTTGTGGGGCAGCCGTCACCACTGTTCGACAACACGACAACGCGTGGCCTTGTCGTCTACGAAGGTTACACGGCATCATTAAGAGATTCAAAACCCATCATGCCACTGCTTCCACCCTTCAACGCCACGGCAATCGCCAACGCATTCTTCACCAACATCACAGGCTTGGTGGGGGCCCCTCACTGGGTCCCGGTGCCACTTGAGGTGGACGAGCGCATGCTCATCACCATTAGCATAAACCTAGAAAGGTGTCCCAAGAACGGCACGTGCCTGGGTTTGTTTCAACAGAAATTCTCTGCCAGCATGAACAACGAGTCCTTCACTCTCCCTGTTGGGAAAGGGTACTCTATGTTGGAGGCATCATTTTACAATGTGAGTGGTGTGTACACTACTGATTTTCCAGACTACCCTACTCAAACATTTGATTTCACAAGCCCCAAAAATGCTTTGGATCTTAGCCGCGTGTTTACGACAACGAAAACGACCAAAGTGAAGAAGCTCAAGTTCAATTCTACCGTTGAGGTTGTGTTTCAGAACACGGCAATTTTGAATGCGCAAAGCCATCCAATGCACCTTCATGGTTTTAGTTTCCATATTTTGGCTCAAGGGTTTGGAAACTATGATGCCGCCAGAGATAGAGTCAAGTTTAATTTGGTGAATCCACAAATACGTAACACAATTGCTGTTCCAGCTGGAGGATGGGCTGTCATTAGATTCCAAGCAAATAATCCAGGTGCACTATTCAGAACAACCATCCTCGTTATTTAACATTAGATTAATAAATTGAGttaattatcttaattataatttgattgagATTTTTTGACCAActgataatataattatattttcttttgtaggGATGTGGTTTGTGCATTGCCACGTGGATGATCATCAGTTGTGGGGACTAAACATGGCTTTTGAGGTTGAGAGTGGACCAACTGATTCAACTTCTCTGCCACCACCACCGGCTGATCTACCAAAGTGTTAATATATGTGCCTGCAATCACAATTGAATTCCAATTCCTTCCTCCTGTGTGTTTTTCATGTATATTTAATCAgccatttttcaaaatttcaagtaCCAAATAATACCTTTATTTAAACACAGGATCAAGCAAAATAAGTAAACCAGAATTGTTTCTAAATTCTTCCTAACTTAAAGGACCTTTCTTGCCGCGCCTTCCACCAACTCTCCTCCCTttcatgtattttattttgtttcataattAGTTTATCTGAGAAAAGTGTATGATTCATACTTTGGAGCAATAAAAAAAGTGGGAATCTCCGTCTGCTTGGATTATTTTGCTACAGCAAATACATGTCTATTATATATCTTCAGTTTCGCAGGAATCatattctttcaaatcattctttttattataattaacataaacggttaattcaataaaacaataaGTTGTATTAGCcaccttaattttattttattttactctaTAGGGATCTCAACTGAAATTTTGGATGACTTtacattataaaagaaaataagatttATTAATGGATTTTGTTTAATAGTAATCAGAACAATCTACGAGGTAGAGTAAAATTGTCAACaaagacattaaaaaatttgttgtaaAATGTTCATCAAAATTTTTTactaacaaatattaatattcatcaataattactaataaaaaaaatcattcgtAATTATCTATTGGTAATACTATTATCTATTGGTAATACTTTTATTGTCAGTAAATatcacaattttgttttttttttctttctcttcttctacCGTAGGACCCATCAAAGTTGTGTTAGTCATTATTTCTATCATATTTGTCATCACTTTGTGGTTGTGTTTACTATCTTTGACTCCTCCTTCTTTGTTATGATTGTTGTTATTGTCGTTGTCGcgtctttttccttctcttttttttcttcttatattctttttttcttcttctaatatttctcttcttcttcatttctatttaatatataacaaatatttcatcATATTTAGTGAAAAAATTGATACCAACTTTACtaatgaatttataaatgaaaatattgacaaattttaaaaaatataattaccaataaatttttaaagatttaattaccaataaatttttaaaaatttaattaccaataaattttataaaaaaacattaccTAATAATTTTACCAACGAAATttactaacaaaaatatttgttgataatagAAATTATGAATTaccaaattatttatatataaaagaagaaaataataataggaaaatcaaacttataaaatttctaaataattataaatctaCTTGAATCaaatatgaagaagaaaaagaaccaTACtcttgataaatatttatatacttcGTACCTACAATTAAATGTAAGAGACTCTTAACAATATTCATGTTAAGAATTTCTATAAGTTTTCCTTTgccttaaaaatataaaaacctaTAACATCTTGGCATCATAATTGTAgatcttaataaatatatttggatCCTTTTCTTCAAGCTTTTCTTATACATATTCTTTTAggtcttcttctttcttttttaatctttcaacaatttcaatattattaaagtcATTCTTCTAATGCTTCCCCAACTAGAATTAGACAAGATAAGATTGTGGGTGAACAACAATTGACATGATATCTGAAACATGCTAAGTagaacactacaaaaaagtagggtattaccgaaggccagaagccctcggaaaatgccaaaggccgtcgataatgggtgtttaccgaaggcttatcgacggccaaaaatccttcggtaaatctcttgtcgctaaatattaccgagggcttctgcccttcggtaattactgagggccgaaagccctcggtaattaccgaagggcagaagccctcggtaatggcCATTCGagggtatttaccgaagggcagaagccttcggtaattacctgcTGTGggcatttaccgaagggcaaaagccttcggtaaaatgCAGATCAGGTTTCAGAGAAATGATATTTCTTTGCAACCCACACCTGTATATCAAATTCCAattacaaacagacctgcatatcagttttcaagcacatacaaacatgcataatgtgcatctcaaagatgcaatcaattatcaatatccATTGAACATCAATTAATCCATAGAAGATCCATTAATGTATAGATTATGTAATTATagttcaaatataaaacaatgtaacaaaaggatgttctaacatccaaagtcTGGAAGTAGATCGAACTAACACTGAAATGATATCAAGTctaaaatgttctaatatctAAATGTTTGTCTAACAaagtaagaagaaaatgaaactaataatgtacataactatcatcagaatgatcttcatcatcctgctcctctactgatggctggactggtgtgggttggactgatgagggttggactgatgtgggctgctgagtGGCAGCAGGTGATGAGGACGGTCGTGATTGGGTGGGAGGGATATTTTGTACGTCCTGTGAGGTTTGAGGCAAGACAgtcatgaccagggccttaaaATTTGTAAACTCTGCTCTGAGATCAGTGAGCTCCTGGTCACGTTGATGGAGTTCCTGCCTGAGTTGAAGAACCTCGTCAGGAGTattggtggaagaagaaggctggtgcttcagagtacctcctctggatgctgtatagtttgcagcaagctGTCCCGCACcatacactcgtccctttttcttcccaccaacggtGTCGATCCAGCACTGCgtcctacggatgtcatcaTCTGCATTACTGGCATCATCCGGggtaggagctgactcatgttcagatctaacctgtgaaagtctcgtagaaaagtcttcctgttgaaacattaaaagcaatgtcagggaacgatagtataacataaatgaacaat
This sequence is a window from Vigna angularis cultivar LongXiaoDou No.4 chromosome 2, ASM1680809v1, whole genome shotgun sequence. Protein-coding genes within it:
- the LOC108328334 gene encoding laccase-7 produces the protein MKLLTFWFALASAILVFSLASADTVEHTFTVQNKAITRLCNERVIVTVNGLYPGPTLEVREGDAVIIHVVNKSPYNITIHWHGIFQLFSAWADGPEYVTQCGIRPQHSYTYKFNVIKQEGTVWWHAHASVLRATVHGAFIIHPRSGKLPFPKPYKHVPIILGDWYDGNVVDIYEHVLAAGDVRVSDAFTINGLPGDLFNCSKQQTYKLKLRQGKTYLLRMINAAFNNNLFFKIANHKFTVVALDASYIEHYVTDVITIAPGQTADVLLKADQPIGSYYMAATPYVVGQPSPLFDNTTTRGLVVYEGYTASLRDSKPIMPLLPPFNATAIANAFFTNITGLVGAPHWVPVPLEVDERMLITISINLERCPKNGTCLGLFQQKFSASMNNESFTLPVGKGYSMLEASFYNVSGVYTTDFPDYPTQTFDFTSPKNALDLSRVFTTTKTTKVKKLKFNSTVEVVFQNTAILNAQSHPMHLHGFSFHILAQGFGNYDAARDRVKFNLVNPQIRNTIAVPAGGWAVIRFQANNPGMWFVHCHVDDHQLWGLNMAFEVESGPTDSTSLPPPPADLPKC
- the LOC128195546 gene encoding uncharacterized protein LOC128195546; the encoded protein is MLQMKVQWKPEHETQIHRNFHMKASHRLSEMFRDARNAGQRPNWLGEHIWNSLLAHWNTVEFRNKCAKAQRNRASERGGTLHTGGSITIHEHAIRMAQALGRAVHVDEVFAQTHVRKGTNQFVDERSRKTHEDFSTRLSQVRSEHESAPTPDDASNADDDIRRTQCWIDTVGGKKKGRVYGAGQLAANYTASRGGTLKHQPSSSTNTPDEVLQLRQELHQRDQELTDLRAEFTNFKALVMTVLPQTSQDVQNIPPTQSRPSSSPAATQQPTSVQPSSVQPTPVQPSVEEQDDEDHSDDSYVHY